A window of Cryptomeria japonica chromosome 3, Sugi_1.0, whole genome shotgun sequence contains these coding sequences:
- the LOC131029614 gene encoding uncharacterized protein LOC131029614, with protein MGYIYEGMDRAKEAIRFIYGGDESKYGPIWEIIDRRWHHQLHRPIHAAAYYLNPTFRFIPSFKADVEVLNGLYEIMEKMGLVGTSQIDLFRELQLFSDAQGETFSRPVAKDGRTTMMPDHWWNFFGPETPNIQKLAIRILSQLCSASGCERNWSMFEHIHLERPNRLSMEKMNDLVFVHYNLHLRMRKNAIVDMSPIILDEVDLEAEWANEN; from the exons atgggctatatatatgagggcatggatagggcgaaggaggccatcagattcatctatggaggagatgagagcaagtatggtcccatttgggagatcattgataggagatggcatcatcagcttcataggcccatccatgcggcagcctattatctgaatccgacattccgttttatcccttctttcaaggctgatgtggaggtccttaatgggctatatgaaatcatggagaagatgggacttgttggtacttctcagatagacctttttcgagagctacaattgttctcagatgcacaaggggagaccttctctcgtcctgtcgccaaagacggtaggacaactatgatgccag atcattggtggaacttttttggcccagagacaccaaatattcaaaagttggccattcgcatcttgagccaactatgcagcgcatcaggttgtgagcgcaattggagtatgtttgagcacatacacttgGAGAGGCCCAATAGATTATctatggagaagatgaatgatctcgtctttgttcactacaacctccacctgagaatgagaaagaatgcaatagttgacatgtctcctatcattctagatgaggttgatcttgaagcagagtgggccaatgagaattAG